In one Cynocephalus volans isolate mCynVol1 chromosome Y, mCynVol1.pri, whole genome shotgun sequence genomic region, the following are encoded:
- the LOC134368991 gene encoding small nuclear ribonucleoprotein E-like gives MAYCGQGQKVQKVMVQPIKLIFRYLQNRSWIQVWLYEQMNMWIEGCIIGFDEYMNLILHDAEEIHSKTKSRKQLGQIMLKGDDITLLRSVSN, from the coding sequence ATGGCGTACTGTGGCCAGGGCCAGAAAGTGCAGAAAGTGATGGTACAACCAATCAAGCTCATCTTCAGATACCTGCAAAATAGATCCTGGATTCAGGTGTGGCTCTATGAGCAAATGAATATGTGGATAGAGGGCTGTATTATTGGTTTTGATGAGTATATGAACCTTATATTACATGATGCAGAAGAGATTCATTCTAAaacaaagtcaagaaaacaaCTGGGTCAAATCATGTTAAAAGGAGATGATATTACTCTGCTACGAAGTGTTTCCAACTAG